A single region of the Verrucomicrobiota bacterium genome encodes:
- a CDS encoding SDR family oxidoreductase, translated as MNQLDLKGRNGIVTGGARGIGFAIAKRLLESGARVCLWDRDAAALAAAATSLGALGEVTTHTLDLTKPDACKAAARSTRDRFGSVELLVNNAGIAGVNKRVWEFAADEWRAVIETNLNAVFYVCNAVVPFMLERKYGRIVSTASIAGKEGNPNAAHYSAAKAGVIGLTKSLGKELAKEGILVNCITPAVIQTDILKQVEQYHIDYMLSKIPMGRFGKVEEAAALVAWLCSDDCSFTTGGVFDLSGGRATY; from the coding sequence ATGAATCAACTCGACCTGAAGGGAAGGAACGGAATCGTCACGGGCGGTGCGCGCGGGATCGGCTTCGCCATCGCCAAGCGGCTGCTCGAATCCGGCGCGCGCGTGTGCCTGTGGGACCGCGACGCGGCGGCGCTCGCCGCGGCAGCCACCTCGCTCGGCGCCCTCGGTGAAGTGACGACGCACACGCTCGACCTCACGAAACCCGACGCGTGCAAGGCCGCCGCGCGATCGACACGCGACCGCTTCGGTTCCGTCGAGTTGCTTGTCAACAACGCGGGCATCGCGGGCGTGAACAAGCGCGTCTGGGAATTTGCCGCGGACGAATGGCGCGCGGTGATCGAAACCAACCTCAACGCCGTGTTCTACGTCTGCAACGCCGTCGTCCCCTTCATGCTCGAACGAAAATACGGCCGCATCGTGAGCACGGCGTCCATCGCGGGCAAGGAAGGCAATCCCAACGCGGCCCATTACAGCGCGGCGAAGGCCGGCGTGATCGGCCTCACCAAGTCGCTCGGCAAGGAGCTCGCGAAGGAGGGCATCCTCGTCAACTGCATCACGCCCGCGGTCATCCAGACGGACATCCTCAAGCAGGTCGAGCAATACCACATCGACTACATGCTCTCGAAGATCCCGATGGGGCGCTTTGGGAAAGTGGAGGAAGCCGCCGCGCTCGTCGCGTGGCTTTGCAGTGACGATTGCTCGTTCACCACGGGCGGTGTGTTCGATCTCTCCGGCGGGCGGGCGACCTATTGA
- the miaB gene encoding tRNA (N6-isopentenyl adenosine(37)-C2)-methylthiotransferase MiaB: MPSVFIKTYGCQMNERDSEAVAAQLVSRGYSLAPSEAGADVILLNTCSIRDQAEQKALGKMATLAAQRRKRGSNQVLGFVGCMAQGRGRELIERLPDVDLVLGTQRFHHAADHLDEILAGRMRNVVDIADEAGSEATIREHLFRPSGAQVTAFVSIMQGCNQYCTFCIVPYTRGPERSRATGDILAECRELVARGVKEITLLGQIVTSYGRREVPARGGRSAFVQLLDAVHAIEGLERIRFTSPHPKGYGADLIEAFTRLPKLCEHAHLPVQSGSDRLLRLMHRGYTRERFLGIVSALRAARPGIAIGTDIIVGFPGETEEDLQQTVALVREVGFDNVFAFKYSPREGTPAATMSGAVPEEVIERRHAHLLEVVNDCSARKLAQCVGRRMQVLVEGPSHRNPERVEGRTRCNRIVVFEGGARHHGQLLDVRIDRASRSTLYGDPAIHMDACDNAA; encoded by the coding sequence ATGCCGAGCGTTTTCATCAAGACCTACGGCTGCCAGATGAACGAGCGGGACAGCGAGGCTGTGGCCGCGCAACTGGTCTCGCGCGGGTATTCCCTCGCGCCGAGCGAGGCCGGCGCGGACGTGATTCTCCTGAACACCTGCAGCATCCGCGACCAGGCCGAGCAAAAGGCGCTGGGCAAGATGGCGACGCTCGCAGCGCAGCGGCGCAAGCGCGGGTCCAATCAGGTGCTCGGCTTCGTGGGCTGCATGGCGCAGGGCCGGGGGCGGGAGTTGATCGAGCGGTTGCCGGACGTGGACCTCGTGCTCGGCACGCAGCGATTCCATCACGCGGCGGATCACCTCGACGAAATCCTCGCGGGACGGATGCGCAACGTCGTGGACATCGCTGACGAAGCGGGCAGCGAAGCGACCATTCGCGAGCACTTGTTCCGTCCATCCGGCGCGCAAGTCACCGCCTTTGTCAGCATCATGCAGGGCTGCAATCAATACTGCACCTTCTGCATCGTGCCCTACACGCGCGGCCCGGAGCGCAGCCGCGCGACCGGCGACATCCTTGCCGAGTGCCGGGAACTCGTCGCGCGCGGCGTGAAGGAAATCACGCTCCTCGGCCAGATCGTGACGAGCTACGGCCGCCGTGAAGTCCCCGCGCGAGGCGGCAGATCCGCATTCGTGCAACTGCTCGACGCGGTGCACGCGATCGAGGGCTTGGAGCGCATACGGTTCACCTCGCCGCATCCGAAGGGTTACGGCGCGGACTTGATCGAGGCATTTACGAGGTTGCCGAAGCTGTGCGAGCACGCCCATCTGCCCGTGCAAAGCGGCAGCGACCGCCTCCTGCGGTTGATGCATCGCGGCTACACGCGCGAGCGGTTCCTCGGCATCGTGTCCGCGCTTCGCGCCGCGCGCCCAGGCATTGCGATCGGCACGGACATCATCGTCGGTTTTCCCGGCGAGACGGAGGAAGACCTCCAGCAGACCGTCGCGCTCGTGCGCGAGGTCGGCTTCGACAACGTATTCGCCTTCAAATACAGCCCGCGTGAAGGGACACCCGCCGCCACGATGTCCGGCGCCGTGCCGGAAGAAGTGATCGAACGCCGGCACGCGCACCTGCTCGAAGTGGTGAACGACTGCTCGGCGCGCAAGCTCGCCCAGTGCGTCGGCCGCCGGATGCAGGTGCTGGTCGAGGGGCCGAGTCATCGGAATCCCGAGCGTGTCGAAGGCCGGACGCGTTGCAATCGCATTGTAGTCTTCGAGGGTGGCGCGCGGCATCACGGGCAGTTGCTCGACGTGCGCATTGATCGCGCAAGCCGCAGCACGCTCTACGGAGATCCGGCGATCCACATGGACGCCTGCGACAACGCCGCATGA